The nucleotide window CGTTCTGGAGGGAGACACCGTACTCAACAAGGGAAATGTCTGGTGTGTAAAGCATGATAATATGTGCACTTCAGTATATAGCTTGATCTACAAGACTTTGTAGAATAGTTCCTTATGCAGGTAAGAGGAGATTCAGGTGTTTATATCGTATTCCCAAGGATGGACGGAAGAAAGCCGGATCCGCAAGGATCAAGGAAGAACCATCTGAATGAGCAAAGACAGGTTATTCTCCGTTCCACAACGACCATTCCAGAGCAGAAAGGCAGTAGGTTAGCGGAAACTTAGCAACCACCCGGGTTTCTAAAGTGGATGCTGTGTTTTCGCTCTTCCGGCAACACGGATGGTGAGGCGGAAGCGGAACGGTATCCGGATCCGGTGGGAGGGACAAACGGAAGTGCCTTGTGTCACACGCCAGTCCATTATATAAATGTTAATTGGTGACTGTCAGCGGCTGGTTTCTGGTGTTCATCGATTCCTTCTCGTTATCTTTCGATATACTGTTGTTCAATTACCATCCAAATCCACAATGTCGAAGTCGAATGGCGTCAGCCTGGCATTCCCCGCCGAAGCAGCGACAAAGGAATATGCAGCATCTCTAGACTCCTCTGATAGCCTTGCTGCATTCCGGGAGAAGTTCATCGTCCCATCGAAAGCAAACATTGCTTCCAAAAAGTTAGCAAAGCCTGGTTAGTACCATTCTGACAGCTGTAGATCTCGTCACTGATTGTCACAGGCCTTTCGCCCGAGTCATGCATTTACTTCTGCGGTAATTCACTTGGCGTTCAACCCAAGGCCACAGCAAGGTACTTGGAAGCACAGTTGGACACTTGGTCATCTATCGGAGTTGGTGGCCACTTCACTGATCTTGAGGGCTCACCATTGAAGCAATGGCAGCTGCTCTCAGAGCAAGCAGCTGAATCAATGAGCAAGATTGTGGGAGCAAAGCCAGAAGAAGTCGCAGCGATGGGGACACTTACAACGaaccttcatcttctgctggcTAGTTTCTACAAGCCGACGCAAACCAAGCACAAGATCTTGATGGACTGGAAGGCTTTCCCAAGTGATCACGTATGTTCGAAAGAGACTGCCTTCTGCTACCACGGTACTGACTTCAGTATAGTATGCTATCGAATCTCATATTGCCTGGCATGACCTGGATCCCAAGAAGTCTATGGTGCTCATCGGCCCAGACGAAGGCGAATACGAGATTTCCACCCAGAAGATTTTCTCTTATATCGACAAGCATGCTGATGAGGCTGCTATGATACTCCTTCCTGGTATCCAATATTATACTGGACAACTGTTCGACATTCAGAAAATTACTAAATATGCCCATTCACGCAACATGGTTGTTGGCTGGGATCTGGCCCATGCCTTCGCTAATGTTGAGCTAAACCTGCATGATTGGAACGTTGATTTTGCAGCATGGTGCACGTATAAGTACGGAAATGCTGGTCCTGGGGCAATGGGGGGCCTTTTCGTGCATGAACGACACGGAGAAGTCGATTACAGCGCGGGAGAAGATGCACCCAAGTTCCGTCACCGTCTAACCGGATGGTATGGTGGTGATCGATCGGTCAGATTTAAGATGGATAACAGTATGTGTGCACTTTGCTATAGACAAGTCCGTGGGCTAGTAAGCTGATTCGATTGATATCCAGAGTTCAAGCCCATTCCTGGCGCTGGAGGGTTTCAGATTTCGAATCCTTCGGCCATCGACCTAGCGTGTCTTTGTGCCGCCCTATCGGTGTTTGATGAAACATCAATGGCAGATCTTCGCAAGAAATCAAAGATGCTAACAGCATACCTTGAGTTCCTTTTGCTCAAGGATACTGAAGAGGAATCCAGGCCGTTCAGCATTATCACGCCCACAGACCCCGATGCGAGAGGCGCACAACTGAGTTTGCTACTCAAGCCTGGCCTGCTGCAGAATGTTGCGCAGAAGTTGCAGGAAGCAGGAATAGTCTGCGATAAGCGGGAGCCGGGTGTCGTGCGTGTTGCTCCGGTTCCTTTGTACAACAGCTTCAGCGAGGTTTGGACATTTGTAAATATTTTCAAGGGTGCACTACAACAGTGACGAGGGTTCACTAGATCGCTTGTGCAGGACTGAGACCGATTTTGATAGTGCGCTCTTTGATGGATAATTTTAGGAATAGATACCAAAATGCTTTATTCTTAGCGTGTGAGCTTGAGGATCCCTTTGAGGAACGGTCCACAGTCACTGTGCAAAAGCAAATAATCAATGTAGGGACTCTCTGAGAGATTCGTACTGTCGAAGTCATAAGTTTCCGAATCCGTTCCTCGGATCACCACTTCGCAGAAAGTCCTGGGCTTGCGAAAAGAAGTTTGTGGCTAATATTGAGTATTCATCGTAAGTAGGCGAGCCGACACCCATGGGATACTGTGCATCGGCCGTGATGATGGGGGTCTGAATGTTGAATTGAGATGTTGGCGACTGTGGTAGAGATTGTTGTGTATGCAAACGAAAAGGCTCCGGTAAAGGGGACGTCTGCGACACTTCGGCTCCAGGTGTGGGAGCTTCAGAATAAAGTGAGTCCCCAAACATGCGACGGGCTGACTCTGCATCACTATTGGAAGAATACTCGAGGATCTCCCAGAAGCGCGAGAGATCTATGAGTAAGTACTTATTCTGAGCACCAGACTCAAGTTCATAGGATGCTGAGACAGCATCTTCCAAGCTCTGCAATCTGTCCGCCTGTCTGAAAGTCAGCAGATAAAAGTGAGTATGGGAAGATATTCCCTTACCAAACGTGCCATATGTGGCCACTTGCGTCCTAGATTCTGCACGAAACTAACACATTTGTAAAACCTGTTGCGTTTCTCTTCGCGAATGGTAGTGTTCTCCGTGAAGCTAAGCTGCAATTCAATGGTTGCTACCACAGCAGCACTATAGCCCAAGAAAGGATCCGAGACAACGAAAGATCTTTCTTCGAAGTAGTCGATAAAATGAATTATCCATGTCGTGTGCGACGAAATCAAGTCCGAGCTGTGCTGCAAGAATATCTCGGGAATCGTACTCCGGAAATTTCTGAGGCTGAGAGAGAGCAATAGCGGGTGATTCAAAAGACACAGAATCGTATGATATAGGAACTGATTCAGTAACCATGGGCCCCAGTAATCTCTCCTTTCTTGTAGATCCTCAAGTGTTCTTTCACTCAAATTCGCTGGCTTGAACCTGTGGCTGTATGGCATCTGCGTTTCCCGTTCCATAAGAGCAGTCAATATTCTCGAATACTCTGATTGTGAAGACCACGGGGGTACGTTGCTAGGCTTCCCATGGCGTCTGACATATTTTACAGTTTTTGCAAATATTTCACTGAGCATGATCACGTATGCTAAAATACCCTGATCCTGCATGCTTGATGACCGTGTTTCATTTGCCCCATTGCTTGATGAGATCGTTGGAGGCGGCCGGCTAGGACTTTCTGGGAACTGGGGAAAGCAGCCATCAGGAAAATCTAGATTGTCGAAATCAACTCCGTGAAGACGCTTCAAGAGACAAATGCTCCAGAAGCAGCGCCTGCGCTCTTCACGTGCAGCTGGGGCTTGTACTAAGCCAGACTCTAGGCCAAGGTTGGCACATTGTGCCAAGTTCATTGCCAAACTGCAATGGATGCTCGAACGGTGTGTGTTTCCATCTAAAAGTGATCAAGTCAGCAAGGCTATCATTCTGACACGTCAGTGGTCGTATTACTGGCAAAATCCACCAAGCTCAAGAGGCATAGGCTCTGAAGAGTTGAGAGCTCTATTGGCCCTTCCGAAACCCTCCTCATAACCAAGCCCCTGGCTACTTCCGTATAGCCATTAACAAGTGACGTGAACCCGCCAGTCTGCGAACTCTCGTCCTGAGAGAACCGAATGCTCAGCGCCAACATCGCATATACTATCTCTGGGTCACGGCTCCTCAGGCTATCGAGGAAGCCTTCCTTCTGAAAGAGTGGAAGGGGCTGCGAGTGGCAATATATCAGATAAAGCTCTGCAATTGCGAGCACCTTTTCCCaagtggggaaggggatatTTGGGCTTAAAAGGGATGCCACAGCGTTGCTCATTACAGCAGTGCGAGGAGCAGCTTCCCGTGGCTCTTGTCTGGGGCTGTTCTGCCTATTGAACAAGTTAGGGCACGGATGACATCGCATGAGGGAAGCTATGTATTACCCCAGGGCATCGAGAACTTGCCCCATTCTAGCCTCAAGGCTTCCCAGTCGTTCCTCCTGTAGGAATTTATCAGAATTCAGCAATATCGCTGTCATATATATTGGCTTACCAAGATTTCCGAGATCCTGTTCTCTGAGCCGGGAGGCACAGAAGCCCCCTCCCGTGGGATGGCAAGCCCAGCTGTTGAAGATCTCCTATGTTCTCCAGCATAGGCGCATTGCTGGTTTAACCGGGCACACAAGGAGCAGACTGGCTGCTCCCCAGGACATTTTGCCTTCTTGCGTCTGCGAAGAGTCAGTGAGGAGTGCGTCATATAGTGCAAGATCGGACTAATGTTCCGTCTCACCTGCATGGTTCACAAGCTTGTCGCACTCGCTTAGCCGGCCGCTCAGCAGATGTGGACGCCATGTCACACCCTTATATTCGCGTAAATGTGCAATGTATATAGATCATGGAATACTGAGACTTTTTTGTCAGTTACACCTGCTAGTGGAAGCCTTGTGCTGCCGTACGTAGGAGCGCTTATACGCTCCTGAGAGGTACAATATCCCCACTTCTTAAGTATTCTCATTGACAGGTGGCAGTTACCATAGACTGTTATCTTCATTGTAAGGCTATCTAAGCCTTGACATCCAGATCGCAGAGCAGGAAATATGTACTATGGCTTGAACATTTTGGACGCTGGGATGTTGAACTATCAGCCAAACGTTGGATGGTCTTCCGCTGATTGTCAACTATTTGGCCGTATCTTGTTTCCCAATCTGGATAAAGCGCCATGAAAGTATGGATGACTAATCTACGGACAAGCTTCACCTCGATCAGGTAACTACATACAATAATTCTGCGCAATGGTAGCCCATTCGACAATCTTGCGGGGGAGAGCGGCCAGTGCAGCCGAATGATATACAATCTTTATGACTCTGAAGCAGGGCATACCAGCTGAACCGAGGAAGTCAGCAGCGTCGCATCGTGCCATTGTAGTGATTCTAAAAGAGTTTACTAGGCTCTGCAACCTTTATATGTTGTGACATGTATATTTAGACGCAGCCAAAGTGTACAGGTTTAGGCTCCCTCAATCTTGCCTCTCCTCGGAACATTGGTCAATGCTTCTCTATCCACCCAAAACAAGCGGACTATGGCTGGGACACAGGGTACTCGGGGATATACGAGAGAACATGAGGCAGGTATTAATGCTTTGACGCTTTGGAGAAAGTTATATACAACGTCAgttatctttctttctagcTGCCTATCAGAGAAATAGAGGTACACTGTGTCAAAGTTGGCGAGGACCGCATTTACGCCTTGCCGAACCAGGTCTTGTGGCCCTATGATGAGCATTAGTAAATCTGTCAATCCACGAACCCCCACTGGGACACGGTATTTCGAGGTGCAACTTACAAAGACCATACGACCCATAGCGTAGGTAGTAGCTAAGAAAGAATACATTAGCCGTGGTCCATTGTCATGGTATATTTGAAGAGCCTACCGATGCCCATGCCGTAGACGGAGATGAGGTAGGGCCACATGAGGTAACCACTGCGCTCAGTCTGTAGAGATCCCGTATTGTTAGGTTTCTTCGTTTCTTTTGCGAGCTAGAAATTATTCGCGGATCAACGGACCTTCCACCACTGGCGCTTGCCGTCGTGCTGCTGGAAAAGGCGCTGGTAGTAAGGGACACGGTTCTCACGGAACACGAACCTATGGAAAGCAAGATATATTAGCAGGTTGTTTCCGGTGTAGAGTCTCGCTTCCGAGTCCCAATTGCACGACATATTCAGGCAATTGAGCAGCAAACAGTCCCGACCGACAAGCCGTCAGCCCGGCCGCGCTCAGGAAGCCATGCGGGGGGTACAATTGACGAAATGAAATCAGCGAACATACCCAGCCAGACGAGGAGCGGTGCGGAACATTTTGGCGGTGCGCAAAAGCGACAATGGGGGTTatggagggaggaggagggacaATGGCAGATGAGAGGCTAGCAGCAACAATGATCAGTCGATGTCGTGAAGTGTGGACCCGAACGGTCCTTGAATATCACGTGACTACCCTCCCACTTCCGCCTTTAGGATGCGAGGCTTAATAATTATCACGTGAATATGCAAGCTCCTAACCGTAGCGAGTATAGCGTGTTCTGGTGGAAGCCCGGCCTGCCCAGAAAAGAAGTAGTCCGCGGAATCAAAGGTGTgcagagcagaagaaagcCGCCATTTACCTGTGTTCATATGTGTCACTAACACACTTTGTGATAGAGTGCGATTTATGAGGATGGTCAGACTTACTGCCGCCTTCCTTTCGCTCTCCTTTTCTCAAACCTCATGCGCCcggctcttcttcgactACTGAAGAGGCCGTCAGCTCTCTCGGTTCTCGACTCCCTGATATCGATGCCAATTGGAGTTGAACAATTGGACGTTCGACGCACAGCTAAATGTGTTCGATGCTTATCCAAGACTcataagcaagcaagaagcgCGCCAGCTGCGGAGTTGCAACAAACGCCTGCGAACgattcttctttcccatcaaCGAAACGAGCACTCAGCTTCCGCATCTACGAAATTAATACGCCACACAAACAGGCCGCAGATAAAGCTGGAGGCTCTTGCGACTCGGCTCAAAGTTTTTATGCCAGAAACCCTCGCAGCCTCGCGTTACAACCGGAGAGATTGGATTTCGAATCGGACATAGGACATACGGATGACATTGGAACTCGCTTAGTAGACGACCCGGTGCATCGGAACGATTTTGCACTCTGGGAGGAGCTACTGCGTTACCGGCAGCGACATTATGGTGATAAAGGCACGTTGGATATATGGGAGGGCTTGACGAGCCGAGTTGACGGTGTGCACTTGCCcgttgaaggagaagtcgCTGATTTCTTTTGGCAAAGCTTCGTGGAAGCTGGCATACGGCACGGTGTCATTCTGAATGAAATCGCTAATTATGCGCTGGCGCTATGGAATACAACGGGGAAACGTTGGGAGGGTTTTTATGAGGCTGTCGTTGGCGGCTTTATTGACCGTGGCATGACACAGCAGGCTGTTGAATGGCACAAacgccttcatcatcctcatttgACACACCCGAACGATATCCTGCATGTCTTCCGGCCGATCGCTCTTTCTCGACAGCAAAACAGAGTCACTGGAGCGATAAAGCCAGGGGGGCGGGCTGCCTCTTCAAGCTTATGGGCTTTTCGCAGCATCTGCCGCATGACTCCAGGCCACCAGATCTATGCTCCCATCATGTCTACTCTATTACGCTGTGGTCGTCTTGGCGATGCGCTTTCAATGCACAGACTCCTCATCCAAGAGAATGACCATCCGCATTCGTTCGACGAATTCGAGCCATTACTAGAGAGCGCCAAACAGTATGGGCCATGGGCATCCTACCAAGAGCTCCATAGCTATGCCTCCCAACGATTCCCTGAAATGATAAACGAAACCGATGATCCTGATAAAATCGCTGCGGAGACTCAAGGAAAGGTTGCGCATGAAGAGAGGCCAATAAAGGACGAGTTTGGCGCCCGAATCTTTGCAACGGAGGCTCTTAACTTCGACACAATCCTTTCTGGTTTAAAAATGTTCGGCGTGCCAGCTCTTGGACCGCAATCTCTGCGGGAGATGGCGCTCAGGGCTCGGGGAAGTCAAGATATACTGAGCAAGCTCCGGAAGCTTGAACGAGCAGGCATTTCGCTGGGGAACTCTGTCTTTGTGCGTCTTCTTCGCAAGCTTGCCACGGAGAACCGCGACATACTCTTATCGGACTTGCTCCACAGCGACGAGCATCCCGACGTCCTTGAGGATGCGCGCATACAGGAGTCTCTACTTCTATCTTACTATATGAGTCAGGATTGGCGTCATTATCATATGACCCTTGCAGTTTTGAGTGAACTATCCAACGAAGGGCCGGCTTTGTTCAACATCCATTTTAGGAAACACCTTGCCGCTGGCGAGTGGACTCTGGCCTCCAAGCTGGTTGATGAAATGGCACTGCGCAGTCAAA belongs to Aspergillus luchuensis IFO 4308 DNA, chromosome 3, nearly complete sequence and includes:
- the BNA5_1 gene encoding kynureninase (L-kynurenine hydrolase) (COG:E;~EggNog:ENOG410PH7Q;~InterPro:IPR000192,IPR015424,IPR010111,IPR015422, IPR015421;~go_component: GO:0005737 - cytoplasm [Evidence IEA];~go_function: GO:0003824 - catalytic activity [Evidence IEA];~go_function: GO:0030170 - pyridoxal phosphate binding [Evidence IEA];~go_function: GO:0030429 - kynureninase activity [Evidence IEA];~go_process: GO:0006569 - tryptophan catabolic process [Evidence IEA];~go_process: GO:0009435 - NAD biosynthetic process [Evidence IEA]) — its product is MSKSNGVSLAFPAEAATKEYAASLDSSDSLAAFREKFIVPSKANIASKKLAKPGLSPESCIYFCGNSLGVQPKATARYLEAQLDTWSSIGVGGHFTDLEGSPLKQWQLLSEQAAESMSKIVGAKPEEVAAMGTLTTNLHLLLASFYKPTQTKHKILMDWKAFPSDHYAIESHIAWHDLDPKKSMVLIGPDEGEYEISTQKIFSYIDKHADEAAMILLPGIQYYTGQLFDIQKITKYAHSRNMVVGWDLAHAFANVELNLHDWNVDFAAWCTYKYGNAGPGAMGGLFVHERHGEVDYSAGEDAPKFRHRLTGWYGGDRSVRFKMDNKFKPIPGAGGFQISNPSAIDLACLCAALSVFDETSMADLRKKSKMLTAYLEFLLLKDTEEESRPFSIITPTDPDARGAQLSLLLKPGLLQNVAQKLQEAGIVCDKREPGVVRVAPVPLYNSFSEVWTFVNIFKGALQQ
- a CDS encoding putative C6 transcription factor (COG:K;~EggNog:ENOG410PVXM;~InterPro:IPR036864,IPR007219,IPR001138;~PFAM:PF00172,PF04082;~go_function: GO:0000981 - DNA-binding transcription factor activity, RNA polymerase II-specific [Evidence IEA];~go_function: GO:0003677 - DNA binding [Evidence IEA];~go_function: GO:0008270 - zinc ion binding [Evidence IEA];~go_process: GO:0006351 - transcription, DNA-templated [Evidence IEA];~go_process: GO:0006355 - regulation of transcription, DNA-templated [Evidence IEA]), whose translation is MQVRRNISPILHYMTHSSLTLRRRKKAKCPGEQPVCSLCARLNQQCAYAGEHRRSSTAGLAIPREGASVPPGSENRISEILEERLGSLEARMGQVLDALGQNSPRQEPREAAPRTAVMSNAVASLLSPNIPFPTWEKVLAIAELYLIYCHSQPLPLFQKEGFLDSLRSRDPEIVYAMLALSIRFSQDESSQTGGFTSLVNGYTEVARGLVMRRVSEGPIELSTLQSLCLLSLVDFANGNTHRSSIHCSLAMNLAQCANLGLESGLVQAPAAREERRRCFWSICLLKRLHGVDFDNLDFPDGCFPQFPESPSRPPPTISSSNGANETRSSSMQDQGILAYVIMLSEIFAKTVKYVRRHGKPSNVPPWSSQSEYSRILTALMERETQMPYSHRFKPANLSERTLEDLQERRDYWGPWLLNQFLYHTILCLLNHPLLLSLSLRNFRSTIPEIFLQHSSDLISSHTTWIIHFIDYFEERSFVVSDPFLGYSAAVVATIELQLSFTENTTIREEKRNRFYKCVSFVQNLGRKWPHMARLADRLQSLEDAVSASYELESGAQNKYLLIDLSRFWEILEYSSNSDAESARRMFGDSLYSEAPTPGAEVSQTSPLPEPFRLHTQQSLPQSPTSQFNIQTPIITADAQYPMGVGSPTYDEYSILATNFFSQAQDFLRSGDPRNGFGNL
- a CDS encoding cytochrome c oxidase subunit 7 (COG:S;~EggNog:ENOG410PT1T;~InterPro:IPR039297;~PFAM:PF02238;~TransMembrane:1 (o44-63i)), translating into MFRTAPRLAGFVFRENRVPYYQRLFQQHDGKRQWWKTERSGYLMWPYLISVYGMGIATTYAMGRMVFGHKTWFGKA
- a CDS encoding uncharacterized protein (COG:S;~EggNog:ENOG410PMZR), giving the protein MRPALLRLLKRPSALSVLDSLISMPIGVEQLDVRRTAKCVRCLSKTHKQARSAPAAELQQTPANDSSFPSTKRALSFRIYEINTPHKQAADKAGGSCDSAQSFYARNPRSLALQPERLDFESDIGHTDDIGTRLVDDPVHRNDFALWEELLRYRQRHYGDKGTLDIWEGLTSRVDGVHLPVEGEVADFFWQSFVEAGIRHGVILNEIANYALALWNTTGKRWEGFYEAVVGGFIDRGMTQQAVEWHKRLHHPHLTHPNDILHVFRPIALSRQQNRVTGAIKPGGRAASSSLWAFRSICRMTPGHQIYAPIMSTLLRCGRLGDALSMHRLLIQENDHPHSFDEFEPLLESAKQYGPWASYQELHSYASQRFPEMINETDDPDKIAAETQGKVAHEERPIKDEFGARIFATEALNFDTILSGLKMFGVPALGPQSLREMALRARGSQDILSKLRKLERAGISLGNSVFVRLLRKLATENRDILLSDLLHSDEHPDVLEDARIQESLLLSYYMSQDWRHYHMTLAVLSELSNEGPALFNIHFRKHLAAGEWTLASKLVDEMALRSQTLTKESIDFMVEKVLTPRRPGVSPIKGQRRSEVVEVTFLFRVLRRIVPVGASVSPDLWVEMIKRFGMMNCWDELRTCCLWLARHYSSTPKQDHAPLQIISLSTVQQSSHTTSPDEHGNTILGAIFSKQTQAALVYWGFRMRVSSKRDDYNPFHTEGGNFVPWVRGLVLLRELGQNGVQLWTRWIRRACRHRLAVLYGRPRRSSRHMSRMLRRENPYSVERVLGDIDRAWGQPLLLQGCAPRDVYRLVNPPSSKMSQRRTRRTFLREKSLRGAAFVSSR